The genomic window GACTCTACAAGACCCTCTCGGTGATAAGCGAGGTTATACTGAAGGAGAGGGAGCTTAAAGCCCTGTTCTTACAGGTCTGTATAGCCTGCACCACTTTCGGAGGGTTCAAGGCTGCCTGGGCGGGACTCTTCAGGAACTCCCATTTTGAGGTGTTCTCCTCCTGCGGTGACACGGGTGATTTCTTCAGGGAGGTTGAAGCCCCGCTCCTTGAAAGGATAGAAGAGGGGGTTGGACCCTGCGGGAAGGCTTTCCTTACGGGTGATATAGTTGTGAACAACGATACGAAGACTTCTGTAAAGGAAAGGGAGCTCAGGGAGAGTATGCTGAAAAGGGGCTTCCTCTCCTCCGCTTCCGTGCCCTTGAGGAGGAACGGGAAAGTGATAGGCCTCCTCGTCCTTTACGCGGGAGAAAAGGACTTCTTTGATGAGGAGACGGTGAGACTCGTCAGGGAGATAGGTGAAGCCCTCTCCTTTTCCATCGTCTTCATAGAGAAGGAGAAGGAGCTGAACACCCTCTCTCTGGCTATTGAGCAGACCTCAGACTGGGTTCTCATAACTGACAAGGAGGGAGTTATCCAGTACGTTAACAGGGCGGTCACCGACATAACCGGCTACAGCCAAGAGGAGCTCCTTGGACAGACGCCTAGGATATTCAAGTCGGGAAAGCATACCAGGAGTTTCTATAAGAAACTCTGGGAAAAGCTCCTCTCAGGGGAGAGATTCAGCAGTGTTTTCATAAACAGGGATAAGAGGGGTAAGGTTTTTTACCTTGACCAGACCATAACCCCGATAAAGGACAGTTCGGGCGAGGTGGTGGGTTTTGTCTCAACCGGAAAGGACATAACCCACGAGAGGGAACTCCAGGACAGGCTGAACTACATAGCATACTATGACCCCGTAACGGAGCTCCCCAACAGGGTGAACTTCATAGAGAGGCTAAAGTTCGCCCTATCAAGGCTCAAACTTACGGGAAGAAGTCTTGCGGTTCTTTTCATAGACGTTGACAGGTTCAAGTATGTGAACGACACCTACGGCTATCTGGTCGGTGACGGCGTGCTTAAGGAGATAGCGAGGAGGATGAGAAGCTCGCTCAGGGAGGGTGACACCGTTGCAAGGCTGGGTAGCGACGAGTTCGGTGTTATCCTAACGGACCTCGCCCGAAAGGAGGATATACCACGGGTTATGGAGAAACTCTTCTCCGCCATGGAGGAACCTATCGTGGTTGACGGTAAAGAGGTTATAGTTACGCTCAGCGTTGGTATCTCTATCTTCCCTGACGATGGTAGCGATGCCGAAGACCTCGTTAAAAAGGCTGAGATGGCTTTGGCGCACGCCAAGGAAGACATTAGAAACAGTTACCAGTTCTTTAAGGAGGATATGAACGTTCACATAACCGAGTTTGTCCTCCTTGAAAGACACCTCTTCAGAGCCCTTGATAGGGGTGAGTTCGTTATCCACTACCAGCCTTACTACGACCTGAAGGGCATGATACCTTCTGGTGTTGAAGCCCTGCTCAGGTGGAACAGCGAGGATATAGGTTTCGTATTTCCCTCAAGGTTCATACCAGTCCTTGAAAGCACGGGGCTTATAGTTAAGGTTGGAGAATGGCTCCTCGGAGAGGTTTGTGAAACCATAAAGAGGATAGAAAAGCCCGTCTCTGTGAACATATCGCCGGTTCAGTTCAAGGATAAGACCTTTCCAAAGAGGGTGGAGCAGGTCCTTGAAAGGCACGGCGTAGATGGTAGTTTCCTGACCCTTGAGATAACCGAGAGCACGTTAATGGAGGATGTGGAATTTGCTCAAAGGAGCCTGAAGAGGTTGAAGAGTCTGGGTGTAAAGGTTGCAATTGATGACTTTGGAACTGGTTACTCCTCCCTTGCATACCTTAAATTCCTGCCGGTTGACTTCCTCAAGATAGACGTCTCCTTTGTGAGGGAGATAGATACCGACCCGGACGACAGAGCCATAGTGAACGCTATAATCCAGCTCGCCAAGAACCTCGGTCTGAGAACCATTGCGGAGGGTATAGAGAGTGAAGAACACCTCCAGATTCTAAAGGAGCTTGGGTGTGATTTCGGACAGGGGTATTTCTTGGGAAAACCTATGCCAGAGGGGGAGGTTATGAGGGTGCTTGGGCTATAATAATGTCTATGCACTCCTACAATCCCAGGGATATAGAGGAAAAGTGGCAGAGAATCTGGGAAGATAGGGGTGTATTTAAGGCTGAGGAGTTCAGGGGAAACAAGTTTTACGTCCTTGAGATGTTCCCTTACCCATCGGGTAGAATTCATATGGGACACGTCAGGAACTATACCATAGGGGATGCGATAGCTCGTTTCCTCAGAATGAAAGGTTACAACGTTCTCCACCCTATGGGCTGGGATGCCTTCGGTCTTCCTGCCGAGAACGCCGCCATAAAGCACGGCATACATCCTGCCAAGTGGACCTATGAAAACATCTCCTACATGAAGAAGCAACTCAGACTACTTGGGTTCTCTTACGACTGGGATAGAGAGGTTGCAACCTGCGATCCCGAGTATTACCGATGGAACCAGTGGATATTCCTTAAGATGTACGAGAGAGGAATAGCTTACAGAAAGACCGCTGTGGTTAACTGGTGTCCCCACGATGAAACGGTCCTCGCCAACGAGCAGGTTATAGAAGGGAAGTGCTGGAGGTGTGGAACTCCCATAGTGCAGAAGGAGATACCTTCCTGGTTTTTAAAAATAACAGCCTACGCGGAGCGCCTCCTTGAAGACCTGAGCAGGCTTGAAGGGAAGTGGCCTGAGAGGGTATTGGCTCAGCAGAGAAACTGGATAGGAAGGTCTGAGGGTGCCCTCCTTAAGTTCTTTGTGGAGGAAACACCCATTGAGGTATTTACCACGAGACCAGATACGGTCTTTGGAGCGACCTTTATGGTTCTTGCTCCCGAACACCCGCTTACCCTTGAGCTTGCAAAGAGAGGTGGTAGACTTGAAGAGGCGGAGGAGTTTGTCAGAAGAGTGAAATCCCAATCAACCCGTGACAGGACAACCAGTCCTGATAAGGAGGGTGTCTTTTTGGGAGTTTACGCCAAGAACCCGGCTAACGGAAGAGACGTGCCCGTGTGGACTGCCAACTACGTTCTCTATGAGTACGGGACTGGAGCTATAATGGCTGTTCCAGCCCATGACCAGAGGGACTGGGAGTTTGCAACCAAATACGGGATAGAGATAACGCCTGTTATACTTCCCCAGGAGGGTGAATGGGATTTCGGGAAGGGAGCCTATGAAGGTAGGGGAAGGCTTGTTAACTCCGGAGAATTCACCGGTATGGACTCTGAAGAGGCGAAGGCTAAGATAACCCTCTGGTTGAAGGAAAAGGGGCTTGGCGAACCGAAGGTAACATACAGACTCAGGGACTGGAATATATCCCGTCAAAGATACTGGGGTACACCTATACCTATAGTTTACTGTGAAGCGTGTGGCATGGTTCCAGTTCCTGAGGACAAGCTCCCCGTTGAATTGCCCTTAGATGTTAAGTTCACAGGAAGGGGTAATCCGCTTCAGAGTTCTGAGGGATTTGTAAATACAGAATGCCCGAAGTGCGGAGGACCGGCGAAGAGAGAGACAGACACTATGGACACCTTCTTTGACTCTTCCTGGTATTTTCTGAGATACTGTGACCCCAATAATGAAGAGGCTCCTTTTGAAAGGGATAAGGCGGACTACTGGATGCCTGTTGATACCTATATAGGTGGTATTGAACATGCGGTCCTTCACCTCCTCTATTCAAGGTTCTTCCAGAAGTTCCTTAAAGACATAGGACTCGTGAGAGATGATGAACCCTTTGAGAGGCTCATAACTCAGGGTATGGTTCTCAAGAAGTGGGTGAGTATAGGCAGCCTACTTGAATACCTTGGTTTAGATGCAGAGAGCTCTGTGGAGGAACTTAAGATTAAACTTCAAGAACTTGCGGAGGTGAGCTGACATGATGAGCAAAGAGTTTGAAATGGGCATAGGGCTTTTAAACAGGTTCAAAGAAACCCTTGTAGCTATAAGCAATGCAAACACACCCGAGGAGGCGAAACCTCTTATTGAGCAGATAAAACATCCTATCTTCGGAGCTATGGCGCAGATTAAGGCTGGGCAGGGACCTCTTAGGGAAGAGATACTCGCTCCTATGGCTGTTGTAGTTTCCCAGTTCAGAGAGCTCACAGACTTGAACGCTCTGAAGAAAGCGATTCCAGAGGTGCTGAACCTCGTTCAGCAGGCAGAGAAGCTTGCTCAGGAAGGTGCAGAGCAGAAGGGATGATAAAACATCTGATAAAGGGGGGTATGGTTATTGACCCCTCCCAGGAGCTCCTTGGTATATACGATATACTCATTGAGGGAGAGCGTATAAAGAGGATAGATGAAGAGATCTTTGAGCCTGAAGCTGAAATCATAGATGCAAAAGGACTCATCGTTGCACCGGGCTTCGTTGACCTTCACGTTCACTTCAGAGACCCAGGACAAACCTACAAGGAGGACATCCTTTCTGGCAGTAAAGCTGCGGTTGCCGGCGGTTACACGACCGTGGTCTGTATGCCCAATACCGAGCCCCCCATAGATTCCCCTGAAGTGGTTGAGTACGTTAAGGCTAAGTCCAAATGCTGGGGTATATGCAACGTTCTGCCTGCGGGGACCGTGACCAGGGGAAGGAAGGGGAAAGAGCTTTCAGACCTGTGGGCTCTTAAGGAGGCAGGGTGTGTAGCTTTCACCGACGATGGGGCACCTGTAATTGACTCCTCCCTGATGAAGAAAGCCCTTGAACTCTCAGCCCAGCTTAAGGCTCCGGTAATGAACCACTGTGAGGACGACAGGGTTGCCATGGGAGCTATAAACGAGGGTGAGGTATCCGCACTCCTCGGACTCTCCTCAAGACCACCGGAAGCTGAAGACATGCTCAACGCAAGGGACTGCGTGCTTTCCTACTATACAGGTGGGCATGTTCATATACAGCACCTCACAACAGCCCTTGGTGTGGACATAATCAGGTACTTCAAGGGTAAGGGAGCCAGAGTAACCTGTGAGGTGAACCCTTACCACCTCCTTTTCACCGAAGAGGAGCTCCTCAGGAGCGGAGCAAATGCGAAGGTTAACCCACCACTGAGGAAGAAGGAGGATGTTGAAGCTCTGAGAGAGGCGCTTTCCGACGGTACTATAGACTGTGTAGCTACCGACCATGCACCCCACGCAGTGTTTGAAAAGGGCAGAGTGGACACAGCCATGCCGGGTATCATAGGGCTTCAGACGGCTTTACCTGTAATGCTTGAACTGGTGGCTAAGGAGTATCTGTCTCTCATAAAACTTGTAGAGTTGATGTCAACGAATCCGGCAAAGATAATAGGCATAGAGGCGGGGACTCTTGCAGAGGGAGCCCCGGCTGATATAGTTATATTTGACCTTAAAAAGGAGTGGATTTTGGATGATGAGACCAACTTCTCCAAGAGTAGAAACACACCCCTTTGGGGTAAAACCCTGACAGGAAAGGTGATTTACACCATAAAGGGCGGAAAGGTTGTGTATAAAGATTAATAGTCATGGGAATATTCAAGGAAGACATAATAAACTTTGGTAACCTTATAAATACAGAGGTTGAGGTAAAACTTACCCCCGAAGATTTCAGAAGAGTTTACCCTGACCTTGAGTTCCTGTTTTCCGACAGGTTGATGAGGATAAGAGGTAAGAAGAAGAGCCTTCTCTTTAAGAAGAGCTTTGAGTTCAGGGGCGGTCAGGATGAACAGAGGGTTTACAACGTACGAAAGTACGAGACAGAAGATATGGGTATATATCTGAAGGTTATGTCAAAGGACGGTCTCGGAGAGCTCACGAAGAGGGAGGGTATGGAGCTTGACGGAGACTACCTGAAGGTGAGCGTTTTTGAGGTTCTAAAGAGAACAAAGGTCTATAAAGACGTACCTGACGCCTTCAGAGGCAGGCTCGTGGCAACAAGGTACAAGGTAAGAGATGGGTACCTGTCCCTGTATATAACCGTAACCAAGTGAGCTTAGTCAAAGACCACGGTTCTATTATCGTAAACGAGAACCTTTCTCTCCAAGTGCCACTTCACAGCTCTTGCCAGAACGAGCCTCTCTATGTCCTTTCCTTTTCTTATGAAGTCTTCCAGGGAATCTCTGTGGCTGACCCGTATTATGTCCTGCTCTATTATGGGTCCCTCATCAAGCACCTCTGTGACGTAGTGGCTTGTGGCTCCTATTATCTTTACGCCTCTTTCATAGGCTCTGTGATAGGGCTTTGCCCCTGGAAAAGCTGGAAGGAAGGAGTGATGTATGTTTATTATTCTGTTCCTGAACCTGTCAACGAAATCCTTAGAAAGTATCTGCATGTATCTTGCGAGGATAATGAGGTCTATCCCGTGAGTCTCAAGGAGCTTTAACTCTTTGGCTTCGGCTTCCCCCTTGTTCTCCCTGTTTTTTGGTATGTGGTAATAGGGCACGCCGAAAAAGTCGGCGAGGGGTTTCATATCCTCATGGTTGCTTATAACCAGCTTTACCTCTCCGTTGAGCTCCCCGCTGTGGAACCTCTGCATCAGGTCATAAAAGCAGTGCTCCTGCTTAGAAACGAATATTGCCACCTTCTGAAGCTCGCTGCTGAAGTGGAGTGAGTAGTCCATAAAAAAGCGTTCTGCTATCGGCTTAAAGGAATTTTCTATCTCTTCTTTTGGAACTCTGAAGTCTGCTATGTCCCACTCAACCCTTGCGAAGAATACCCCCTTATGGGTGTCAATGTGCTGGTCAAAGTGGAGTATGTTGCCCTCGTTGTTGGCTATGAAACCCGCTATTTCCTTTACTATACCCTTCCTGTCTGGGCAGGATATTAAAAGTATGGCGCTCTCCATCACTCCTGGTTCTTCTCAAGCCTCTTAGCCTTTAACTTCTGTTTCCTTAACCTTTCACTTTTTAATCTCTCTTTTAGGGTTTTTGGTCTTGGACCTTTCTTACCTCCGTCCTCAGCCCCGGCGTAAACAGCCTGGTTCAGTAGTTCCTCTCTCTTCCTTTCCTCCAGAGCCCTCTCCTCCTCAATCTCTTCCTGAGACCTAAGCTGAACCTGGAGGAGGGTTGAGACGGTGTGCTTCTTTATGTTGTGAAGCAACTCTTCAAAAAGCTCAAAGGCTTCTCTCTTGTACTCTATTAGGGGGTCTCTGGCTGCGTAACCTCTCAGGTATATGCCTTCCCTGAGCCTATCAAGGACATGGAGGTGTTCCCTCCACAAAGTATCAACTATGTTGAGTAGTATTATCCTCTCAAGCTCCCGCATAGCTTCGGGGCTACCTATTTCCTTTTCTTTCTCTTCGTAAAGCTCCTTCACGGCTCCAAAGAGTGCGTTTATAAGCTCCTCTTTGTCTCTAACCTCAGGTATGTCTATATCCCTACCTGTCCATTCCTTGAGAAAGTCTTTAAGAGGCTCAAGCTCCCACAGCTCCGGGTCTTCCTCGGGCAGCAGCCTGTTTACCTCACTCTCAAGGACATCCCTTATGAACTCGTATATCTCCTCCTTCAGGTTCTCTCCTTCAAGGATGTCCCGTCTCAGGGAGTAGATAACCTCCCTCTGGGTGTTCATAACGTTGTCATATTCAAAAAGCCTCTTCCTTATCTGGAAGTTCTGGGCTTCAACCCGTTTCTGGGCATTCTGGATAGCCTTTGTAACCATTCTGCTCTCTATGGGTTCCCCTTCGGGTATCTTTAGCATGTCCATGAGTTTTCCTACCCTTTCACCTCCAAAGAGTCTGAGGAGGTCATCTTCAAGGGAAAGAACGAACCTTGACTCGCCCGGGTCTCCCTGCCTGCCGGAGCGACCTCTGAGCTGGTTATCTATCCTCCTTGACTCATGCCTCTCCGTTCCTATAACCAGAAGCCCTCCCAACTGTCTAACTTTTTCCTTTTCGGCTTCAGTAACCCTGTAAGCTTCCTCAAAGGCTCTCTTCCATTCCTCTTCGCTTGCCTCTTCCGGGTTCTTGCCCCAGGAGTTAAGGAGCTCCTTTGCCATGTATTCGGGGTTACCGCCCAGGAGTATGTCGGTTCCTCTTCCAGCCATGTTTGTTGCTATAGTAACCGCCCCAACCCTTCCAGCTTGAGCTATTATCTGAGCCTCCTGCTCGTGATGTTTGGCGTTAAGCACGTTATGGGGTATGCCCCTCTTGAGTATCTCCTGTACCTTTTTATCAACCTCCTCATCACTCAACCCGTATTTCTCTTTCAACTTTCTTATCCTTTCCTTTACCTCCTCCTTCTCAAGGAGCTTCTTTATGAGCTTTTTGTCCTTAAGGAGGGCTGATAGGTGTTCGTTGTCCTCTATAGACACTGTTCCAACAAGGACCGGTCTTCCGAATATGTGGTTTATGAGTATCTCCTCAACGACCTTCGCCCACTTTTCCCTCTTAGTTTTATAAACCAGGTCTGGCAGGTCTCTTCTTATCATAGGTCTGTGGGTAGGTATCACAACGACGTCAAGCCCATATATCTCTCTAAACTCCAGGGCTTCCGTTTCAGCCGTCCCTGTCATTCCCGCGAGCTTTCTGTAAAGCTTAAAGTAATTCTGAAAGGTTATTGAGGCTAAGGTCTGGTTTTCCTCCTTTACCTTCACACCTTCCTTAACCTCTATCGCCTGATGAAGCCCATCAGACCACCTCCTGCCCGGTAAAACCCTTCCCGTGAACTCGTCAACTATCAGAACCTCACCGTCCCTGACGATGTAATGAACATCCCTCTTAAAGAGATGGTGCGCCCTGACAGACTGAACTATAGCGTGAAGCAGGTCTATGTGCTTTAAGTCGTAAAGGTTGTCTATCCTGAGAAGCTTTTCAATTCTGTCTATACCTTCCTCCGTAAAGGTTACGTTCCTGTTCTTCTCGTCCACTTTAAAGTCTCTATCTTTTTCCAGCTTTCTCACAACGGCGTCCGCTACCTTGTAAACCTCTATATCCACCTGAGCGGGTCCCGATATTATGAGGGGCGTTCTTGCCTCGTCTATGAGTATGGAGTCAACCTCGTCAACTATCGCGTAGTTATGCCCTTTGACCTGGACTATATCCTCTTTGGAGAAAGCCATGTTGTCCCTCAGATAATCAAAACCAAACTCGTTGTTGGTTCCGTAGGTTATGTTGGCACCGTATGCTTCCCTTCTCGGAACCTCCCTGAGAACTGTGAAAAAAGCCTTTTTGGCGTCAATGTTTATTTTGTCGGAGGGGACAGTCTCTTCATAGTACCCCTTTGGCCAGACTCTGAGGTCCTTATCTATCGCTTCTTTAAAGGCTTTCTCATCAGCCCATTCAACCCTGTAGGATAGTCCATCGGAGTTTATGACCCCAACCTCAAGACCCAGAAATTTGTATATGGCACCCATCCACTGGGCATCCCTTCTTGCAAGATAATCGTTCACGGTGACGACATGAACCCCCTCATCAGTCATTCCGTTAACTGCGGCGGATAAGGTTGCCACAAGGGTCTTACCCTCACCAGTCTTCATCTCCGCTATCTTCCCCTGATGAAGGACTAAACCCCCTATAAGCTGAACGTCAAAGTGTCTTAAACCGAGGGTTCTTTTACCAGCCTCCCTTACCAGAGCGAAGGCTTCCACGACTTCATCGGTTATCCTTCCTTTGATTATCTGTTCCTTTAGCTCTTCGTTCAGTCTTATAGTGTTATAAAGCTCCTGCGCCTTTTTTATAAGCTCTGAGTTTGAAAGCTCATCAAGCTCCTTTTCAAGCTCGTTGACCCTTTTTACGAAAGGCTTTAGTCTTTTAATCTCCCTTTCGTTCTTTGTTCCGAGTATTCTTTTGACAATCCATCCAAGCATTTTGAACTCCTAAGTTTCTTAATTTAATTAGTTTAAAATAAAACCGCAAGGAAACACCGTGAAGGAAGAGGAAAGGCAGAGGTTAGTGGAACTTCTGAGAAAAGCTATATACGAGCTTACCGGAAATTACTACCCGGATGAGCGCATAAGGATACTTGAGTATAAGCTTGAAAGACTCCTAAAGCGTGTGCATATGAACAGTACTGCACCCGAGAACGTGATTTCCTCCTTTATGAGGACTCCTGAAAATAGAAAACTCCTGATAGACCTTATGACCGTTCCCGAAACAAGGTTCTTCAGGGAGAGAGAGCAGCTTGAGGTCCTGTTTGATGTCCTTTTGAAGGATAAGAGACAGCTTGAAGTTGCAAGTGTTGGTTGTTCTACCGGGCAGGAGCCTTACTCTATAGCCATGTTGATGGCAAAGAGGGGTATCAACGGCAGGGTTCTGGGGCTGGACATAAACGAAGAGGTTTTGAGGAAAGCCCGTTCCGGTGTTTATAACCTGTCCCAGTTAAAGGATATACCTGAGGAGTACCGGGGCTTTGTGGAGGTGAAGGGAGAATTCTTTGAAATCAATCCAGATATAAAAAGGAGGGTTGAGTTTAGGTACGTTAACCTCATAGAGTCTGAGACCTTTGAACCGCTTAAGTGTAGGTGTGATGTGGTGCTTTGCAGGAACGTACTCATATACTTCTCTGGTGACTCAAAAAGAAAGGCACTCCTTAATTTGAAGGATATGCTGAGGAAAGGTGGTATCCTTGTCCTTTCATCAACGGAGATACTGGGTAAGGAGTACCATGACCTCTTTAAAACCGTGAAGGCTGAAAGGTTCTTTTTCTATAAGAAAAGGGAGGCTGAGGATGATAAGAGTCCTTGTGGTTGACGACTCTCCTTTCATAAGGCTCGCCTTAAAGAAGCTCTTGAGCTCTGAGAGGGACATTGAGATTGTAGGGGAAGCTTCAAACGGTAAGGAGGCTGTCCGTCTCGTCCAGGAGCTGAAACCTGACGTGGTCACCCTTGATGTGAATATGCCTGTGATGGACGGACTTACGGCTCTCGTTGAGATAAGAAAGGTATGTCCCGCCTGCAGAGTTCTGATGGTGAGTTCTCTTACCCAGGAGGGAGCCAGAGAGACCCTACAGGCTCTCAACAGTGGAGCGTTGGACTTCATAACAAAGCCCAATGACTACCAGGAACTCTTCAATTTCAGGGAAGAGATAATCGCAAAGATAAGGGCTGCTTACGAGGCAAAGGTTGAAACTATTTCGGGTACAGAAACGGGTTTGCCTGAGGGAACTGCAGAGGGCAGGTTCAAGATACCCCCTGTAGTGGCTTTAGGTATATCTACAGGAGGACCCCAGACCCTCAACGTTGTTCTGCCAAAACTACCGGAGGACTTCCCCTCACCTATACTCATAGCTATTCACATGCCGGATACCTTTACCGCGACCTTCGCAAGACACCTTGACTCCATGTGTAGACTTCCTGTGAAGGAAGCTGAGGAAGGGGAGGTGATAAGAGGGGGACACGTTTACGTCTCAAGGGGAAGGATTCACATGACTCTCAGCGGAACTCCGGAGAGAGCTTTTGTGCGATATGTTAAAGATGACTCTTATATCTACAAGCCCTCTGCGGACCTACTTCTTTCTTCAGCGGCTAAAGTTTACAGGGAAAACACCATCGGGGTGGTTATGACGGGAATGGGTAACGACGGCTCAAAGGGTATAGTTGAGGTAAAGAGAGCGGGGGGTGTGACCGTAGCTGAGGACCCGAAGACCGCCATACTCTGGGCTATGCCTGAAAGTGCTATAAAAACAGGGTGTGTGGATTACGTAGTTCCAAAGGAGAGACTTCCAGAGTTGCTTCTTAAACTCACGTCACAGGTTCATAGGTAACCGGCTTCCACACCTATGCAGGCGTTATAAACGAACCTGACCTTATCCCTGTACTTCTCTATTACCTCGTAGTTCTCCGCTCCCGGCTGAAGCCATACCACTTTAGCTCCAAGCTCTATAGCTTCCTGGACTATGGGTTCAACGTGGACAGGGTTTCTGTATACGTTCACAATATCAATGGGCTCTGGGACCTCTTTGAGGGATGACAGCACCTTTATACCCAGTATCTCCTCACCGGCGTACTTGGGGTTTATCAGATATACCTTGTGTTTTCCCTTCTTTACCACCTTTTCGGTGGTGTAGTAGGAGGGTCTCTCGGGGTTTGAGGATATGCCTATAACCGCAACGACCTTTGCATTCTTCAGAGCCTCGTAGGCGTCATCCCTGTGCTGAACTTCAGCCATCTCCTTTCCTCCATCTGATTTATGGTGGGCGGTGGCGGACTTGAACCGCCGACCTCCATCGTGTGAGGATGGCGCTCTCCCAACTGAGCTAACCGCCCTGACTATTTAATTATAGTCCCTTCCTTTAGCTCTTTGACCTTGGTGGCGAGTTCTTCAAATCTTCCTTCAGCGGAGAGCTTCACAAGGAGGCTCCCTACCACAACACCGTCAGCGAAATCCGATATCTTCCTTGCATGCTCACCCTTTGAAACGCCGAAACCGACCACAACAGGTTTGTTACATACTCCTCTGTACAGTTTCAGGTTCTCCCTCAGCTCTTCAAAGGGGAGGTCCGCCCTTGCTCCCGTTGTTCCCGTTATGGATACGTAGTAAACCATATCGTCTGAGCTTTCACATACGAGCTTTAAACGCTTTTCTGTACTTGTAGGTGATGCCAGAAAGACAAGAGAAAGACCGTAACCT from Hydrogenivirga caldilitoris includes these protein-coding regions:
- a CDS encoding EAL domain-containing protein codes for the protein MIKGKSLFLEIINDIIYMVRIEGSQDPATAKVEYINSRVKELTGYEPKDFISDPSLWVNLVHPEDVDSVLRVTLKLLKEKEPQVREYRVRTRKGNYIWVEDRIIPILEKRKLVGFVGVARDITRRKTLEELTLLALELDLRELFNRAVSLVREAFNADLVVIYEVPEGEREGVLRAGIGVERKLIDRYRLPLQEGTEFYYTYTSQKPVVVKDVDKEKRFKFTPDTYLLGLKSGLCIPIREEEPYGTLCVYFREARDFTKEELDFVNSISNILGLATKRHRYKNRLEDSERKLQKANRLYKTLSVISEVILKERELKALFLQVCIACTTFGGFKAAWAGLFRNSHFEVFSSCGDTGDFFREVEAPLLERIEEGVGPCGKAFLTGDIVVNNDTKTSVKERELRESMLKRGFLSSASVPLRRNGKVIGLLVLYAGEKDFFDEETVRLVREIGEALSFSIVFIEKEKELNTLSLAIEQTSDWVLITDKEGVIQYVNRAVTDITGYSQEELLGQTPRIFKSGKHTRSFYKKLWEKLLSGERFSSVFINRDKRGKVFYLDQTITPIKDSSGEVVGFVSTGKDITHERELQDRLNYIAYYDPVTELPNRVNFIERLKFALSRLKLTGRSLAVLFIDVDRFKYVNDTYGYLVGDGVLKEIARRMRSSLREGDTVARLGSDEFGVILTDLARKEDIPRVMEKLFSAMEEPIVVDGKEVIVTLSVGISIFPDDGSDAEDLVKKAEMALAHAKEDIRNSYQFFKEDMNVHITEFVLLERHLFRALDRGEFVIHYQPYYDLKGMIPSGVEALLRWNSEDIGFVFPSRFIPVLESTGLIVKVGEWLLGEVCETIKRIEKPVSVNISPVQFKDKTFPKRVEQVLERHGVDGSFLTLEITESTLMEDVEFAQRSLKRLKSLGVKVAIDDFGTGYSSLAYLKFLPVDFLKIDVSFVREIDTDPDDRAIVNAIIQLAKNLGLRTIAEGIESEEHLQILKELGCDFGQGYFLGKPMPEGEVMRVLGL
- the leuS gene encoding leucine--tRNA ligase — protein: MHSYNPRDIEEKWQRIWEDRGVFKAEEFRGNKFYVLEMFPYPSGRIHMGHVRNYTIGDAIARFLRMKGYNVLHPMGWDAFGLPAENAAIKHGIHPAKWTYENISYMKKQLRLLGFSYDWDREVATCDPEYYRWNQWIFLKMYERGIAYRKTAVVNWCPHDETVLANEQVIEGKCWRCGTPIVQKEIPSWFLKITAYAERLLEDLSRLEGKWPERVLAQQRNWIGRSEGALLKFFVEETPIEVFTTRPDTVFGATFMVLAPEHPLTLELAKRGGRLEEAEEFVRRVKSQSTRDRTTSPDKEGVFLGVYAKNPANGRDVPVWTANYVLYEYGTGAIMAVPAHDQRDWEFATKYGIEITPVILPQEGEWDFGKGAYEGRGRLVNSGEFTGMDSEEAKAKITLWLKEKGLGEPKVTYRLRDWNISRQRYWGTPIPIVYCEACGMVPVPEDKLPVELPLDVKFTGRGNPLQSSEGFVNTECPKCGGPAKRETDTMDTFFDSSWYFLRYCDPNNEEAPFERDKADYWMPVDTYIGGIEHAVLHLLYSRFFQKFLKDIGLVRDDEPFERLITQGMVLKKWVSIGSLLEYLGLDAESSVEELKIKLQELAEVS
- a CDS encoding dihydroorotase, giving the protein MIKHLIKGGMVIDPSQELLGIYDILIEGERIKRIDEEIFEPEAEIIDAKGLIVAPGFVDLHVHFRDPGQTYKEDILSGSKAAVAGGYTTVVCMPNTEPPIDSPEVVEYVKAKSKCWGICNVLPAGTVTRGRKGKELSDLWALKEAGCVAFTDDGAPVIDSSLMKKALELSAQLKAPVMNHCEDDRVAMGAINEGEVSALLGLSSRPPEAEDMLNARDCVLSYYTGGHVHIQHLTTALGVDIIRYFKGKGARVTCEVNPYHLLFTEEELLRSGANAKVNPPLRKKEDVEALREALSDGTIDCVATDHAPHAVFEKGRVDTAMPGIIGLQTALPVMLELVAKEYLSLIKLVELMSTNPAKIIGIEAGTLAEGAPADIVIFDLKKEWILDDETNFSKSRNTPLWGKTLTGKVIYTIKGGKVVYKD
- the purU gene encoding formyltetrahydrofolate deformylase; its protein translation is MESAILLISCPDRKGIVKEIAGFIANNEGNILHFDQHIDTHKGVFFARVEWDIADFRVPKEEIENSFKPIAERFFMDYSLHFSSELQKVAIFVSKQEHCFYDLMQRFHSGELNGEVKLVISNHEDMKPLADFFGVPYYHIPKNRENKGEAEAKELKLLETHGIDLIILARYMQILSKDFVDRFRNRIINIHHSFLPAFPGAKPYHRAYERGVKIIGATSHYVTEVLDEGPIIEQDIIRVSHRDSLEDFIRKGKDIERLVLARAVKWHLERKVLVYDNRTVVFD